In the genome of Desulfobacteraceae bacterium, the window GATCCTGGGGGCGCTGCTGGACGCCGGACTGGTGCTGGAGCGGCTGCGTGACGCGCTGGGCCGGCTGCCGCTGGCGGGCTGGGCCGTGGACATGCGGCCGGTGGTCAAACAGGGGCTTGGGGGCAGCCAGGCCCTGGTGCGGATCGATCGGTCCGGCCGGCAGCCCCACCGGGGCCTGGAAGACATTCGCGCAATCATCACCGCCAGCGGGCTGGAGGATATTGTAAAAAACCGCAGCCTGGCCATTTTCCAGCGTCTGGCCCAGGCCGAGGCGGCGGTTCACCGGGTCCCTCTGGAAAGGGTCCACTTTCACGAGGTGGGCGCCCTGGACGCCATCGTCGATATCGTGGGCGCTGTCGCGGGCCTGCATTTGCTGGAGATCCAGAAAGTCTTCTGCTCCTCCCTGCACCTGGGCAGCGGCACCGTGAGCGCCGCCCACGGCACGCTGCCCGTTCCGGCCCCGGCCACCCTGGAGCTGGTAAGAGGCAT includes:
- the larC gene encoding nickel pincer cofactor biosynthesis protein LarC, translated to MKIGYFDCFAGASGDMILGALLDAGLVLERLRDALGRLPLAGWAVDMRPVVKQGLGGSQALVRIDRSGRQPHRGLEDIRAIITASGLEDIVKNRSLAIFQRLAQAEAAVHRVPLERVHFHEVGALDAIVDIVGAVAGLHLLEIQKVFCSSLHLGSGTVSAAHGTLPVPAPATLELVRGIPVYSSGVAGELLTPTGAAILTTLADGFGPLPAMVPTAVGYGAGSAEREIPNLLRLIVGNVWSPRPGSTIFSGPS